The stretch of DNA GATAGCAAAGCTTAGCACTCCTTGCCTCATTAAGGCTTTGAGTGATCATCCTCACTATAACATCAAGGTAATTGTTGCATTTGTTAACCATTTGTTCTGTTCCGTATTTAACACTTTAACAGATCATGTTCTTTCCTTTTGCGGATTACATAAAAATGCTTTGCTATCATTTATTTCTTGATTACTAGTAGAGTGGTAGCTTCTCTTTGTGTTAGCCGTATATAACCTTTAGCTGTTAAATCATTCTTCTGTCTGAGATTTACGTGTATGGTTTGATTGTGTAATTCAGACATACCTTGTCAGTGACCATCCAAAGTGTGGAATTCTATGTTGTGATCATTATGAGACCTTTAGCTTGTATGACTTTTCACTCAAATGATTTGTTGACTATAAGTCTTGCGTGGAATAGGGAACAGTTCCTACCAAAACAGCTTAACTGATTAACTCTCTTAATATATATCCGTCTCGTCACAAACTCATAAGCAGGTGTGAGAAGTTTTTCATGTTAATTTACATTTCAGATAGTTGGTCATTCTCTTGGTGGTGGGACTGCAGCTTTGCTGACATATATTCTTCGGGAACAAAAGGAGTTTTTCTCAAGTACCTGTGTGACTTTTGCTCCAGGTATGTTTCTACGTCCTCCACTATTTTCTCAAACTTTCTCACTATCGAGTATTTGTTTTCGGATGTAACGGTCTGCTTCATAGTTACGTTCTAATTTGGTGTTGTAAACATAATTAGTTGAGCTGTCAAAAATACTCAGTGGCGGGGTTTATGCATATCAATGCTTTTGCTAATGTCTCTGTTTGATAGTTGATAGTGTTGTCCTATTTTGCAGCTGCTTGTATGACTTGGGAATTGGCAGAATCAGGCAAGCACTTCATTACCACAATAATTAATGGTTCTGACCTTGTGCCTACCTTTTCAACTGCATCAATTGATGAGCTTCGCTCCGAGGTACTGTAAGATCCTTACAGTTGACTATCACATCTTTCATCATCAATTGCTTCATGTAACATATAAAGGGCTTGTGAGCAGGTCACTGCATCATCTTGGTTGAATGATTTGCGTGATCAAGTTGAGAGAACGAGAGTCTTAAATGTTGTCTACCGCTctgcttctgcaataggatccCGTTTACCATCTATCGCTACCTCTGCAAAAGCAAGGGTTGCTGTTGCTGGTGCACTTTTACGGCCTGTCTCGAGTGGCACTCAGGTAACTTCTGTAGCTACCTCTGAAAAACAATGTTGAACTAAATGATACCGAGTTTTGGCTTAGCTCCATAGGAAATGGGAATGGCATGGGTCAGATGGGTAAAACAGATTATGGAGTCTAGGAATACCATACTTTAATTGTCCCGTTCCTTTTGCACTCTTGAGCAAGAATTACTCTCGTTTTTCGCATACTGCAATTCCTATTCTCTATCTGGGTGTGGGGCTGCCATGATGAAGCAGAGGGACTCTTACAGAAATCAAAATGAGTTATATGTCGATGAACAGTTACGATTCTTCGTTTTGTCGGCAGGGATAACATACATCACCAGCTAAATGTTGACTATGGCTCTTACACTCGACATCTAGTCATAGCTCATTAGCTTGTAATAGCAATAACTTTTAAGTGTAGAAAATGTGatcttttttttggttaaaaggCCGCCACAAGGCAATTTGAATGCTGATGGGTTCGAAACCAGGTCACAAATGTCATAGGGATCAATATAAAGCAGTAGTGAATTTGATAGAGAATTTGCTTTCTGACTAAAAATTTTAATACTAAATTGTGGTTGTACTGTATAATACAAGGAACAATTTTTTGCAACTTCCTCTTATTACATATTACGTCATATGTAGGTTGTTATGAAAAGCGCTCAGAATGTTGCGCAAGCTGTTGTCCGCAGACGCCCCACCCTATCTTCATGGTCGTGTATGGGAGCACGCCGTAGGAACGTGGCTCAATCAGTAAACCTTGAAGAGGGTATGGCCGAGGCTCCATTAATCACTAGCAGCTCATCAGAAGCTCTTGTGACCGAACTGTCTACTGTTAGCACAGAACTGAATAATGATGATTATAGCGGTTCCTCAAGTGACGGTTTAAGTCATGACAATGACTCGGAGGAGGAGGAGCAGTTAATGGCGGCAGATAAAGATATCACTTCATCAACATTAGAGGCTGTGACGGAAGGTGAACTCTGGTACCAACTGGAGAAGGAGCTTCAGAAACAGAATGATTCTCAGGTACAAGCACACGCTAACTGATCCGCcaaattttatttcttttctggCCTGTTGCAAATTTAAAGCAACTATTATACAAAAATAATACTTTGTATTCCGCAAGGTCCACCCTCTGTTGGACACCAGAATTAAGAAAGAAAAATAGAAGGGAGAGATGAATAAAATGAGTAGGCATTCATTATAAATAGTTAGGAGGGGTATGCAACTGGGCAAATGAGTGGCATTCTTGTAAATACTATGTTTCATCCAGACAAAACTGCAAAAAAGATTCTTCCTCAGTGCCAATCATTTATTTTCACagtcccaatcatttatttacgtgaaaataaatgattgggacggaaaataaatgattgggacggagtaAGTACCTTTTAAGGAATGCTCTGTAAAACCTGGTATAAACCTTATTGTGATTTGCGAGATCACAAAAAAAAGGAAAGTACCGTTTTCTGAAACAGATGTAGAATATAAATATTTATATTACAGTCAAACTGAAATGTACCAATAATTTCAATATGATGGTGTATGATGATCTCCAAGGCTCCAACTACTAACAATGATCTACCAATGCAGGCACAGGAGGAAGAAGCTGCTGCAGTTCAGGAGATTACGGAAGAGGTGACTGTGTTGGTTGGGGCCGTTGAGAGGCAACAATCAATGTCGGCTTCAGATATCGGGGAAAACCATCATTTTTATCCACCTGGACGAATCATGCACATGGTATTTGTTCGTTTTACAGACACTGGTAGCTCAGGTGATGATGATATGGTCGAGGAACGCCTAGGTATCTATGAGACACCTAGAAATCTGTATAGTAAAATTAGATTGACAAAGACAATGATTAATGATCATTATATGCCCATGTATAAAAGAATAATCGAGCAGCTTATCAGTGAACTTGAGAACGATGAATTGTTAATCTGTAACACTGCTTCACAAGAAGATTAATCTAATACCGTATAATATAATGTGACATACAATTTCCTGCAGGATCCGTTTTTCTCATTTTCTTTATAAAGTTTGCCAATTTTCACTTTTCATGGTTCTAAAAGACAGTGAGACTGCATGAGAATCGACATCAATGTCGGCCTAAAAACCTCAACACTTCCCGCCTGTAACCATGTAGTGGTTTCCTGTTTTTCATGTGTGTAAGATTTATGACAGAGAGCTCTGTAATATTTGTAAATGCCAGGTATTTTAGGGAAGCGATGTGTATGACTCTACGCGGGAAAATAGCTCCACAGATACTATTATGTATTCGTTTTAGTTGGTTCTGTTAGGTAGCTGTCGCTTTTTGTGAAAACGTATTTTGTGATGTTGAGCATGAATGTAGGGCTCCTTGGCTCGCTTCCATgtgattacataaaaaaaaaaaaaaaaaaaaaaaaactcaaaggTAGGCAAGAACGTCTCGATTGGTAACTGCTGCCATGGTAACAACTAGCAAGTATCTAAAGCTCATGCTGTGATGCAGTAATTACCGGAATGAAGCATTCCGTGAAAGATGACTAAATAAAAGGCAGACTGATTGCCGATTTACCACCTGCAGAAGTTGATAGAGCAGCATATCTTATCTAGGCCAAATAACAAGAGGATGTCAAATTCAGGAGCCACGTCTACCTTAGACGGTCTTACATGTGAGATCAACCCAtcagcctatatatatatatatacaaggaATACTTAGAATGCGAATTTATTTGATCAATGAATCTGTAAGTCTTGTTCTGTAATCGATATCAGCCACCATAACGAGTCTTCAAAGATTCCGGCGGCTCCTCTTCCATTACACCTGAACCGGATGTCATAAGATACTGTCGGATGGTTGTCTTACGGTTTCCTAGGTATGTATGATCTAAGAAATTGTTGTATGCAACTTCTCCAAAATTCTTCGCAGCTAAAACACTGCAGAATGTATCAAGATTCAAGACAAAGCATAAGTACAAGTTTTTCGATGGCATCTTCAGAATTTCAATTTCGAGTTATGGAAACCTAACCAATGTCGTAGATATAGACGACAAGGTAAAATATCGTCTCTCCAAATCTTATCAATGTTATATCGGCCGTAATGTTGATGGTAAATCTCCTTGCTTCCTGGAGGAGTTTAGAAAACCAGTGTCAGAGTTTATAAAAGCACTGGAAAAGCATTGGTAAGAAATCTGCCTTTGTGGCTTCCATTACGCCAAAAATAAAAGCACCGGTGAGTACGTGACCTTTACTTAGTTGGAAGGCTTTCATCCTTGAACTAAAAAACATAATAAGAATTTAGAGCAATAAATTAATAGCTACTGTGTAGTATATTTATTACCTTTACATCGTATATTGAAGAACTCCTCATCACTGGACCGAGCACAAAGAACCTGCAAAAATGTGACAGAAAGGCATTTCCAAAACGAAAGAATTAGGAAAACAAGCTGTAGATGTTTAACACAAGTAAATTGTTAAATCCAAAATTTAAACGCACCGCTGGATTCGTGAAAGGCTTCCCCTCTAATATTTCTGGCATTACCTGTTAAATACGGAGTAGTTTGGATTACATTTTTAATAGAATTATGCTATGCTGTAGGGAATGAAAGGATAATATAGATAAACAATGGTTAAAGACATACTGCTAAAAATCGGAACTCAAGCTCCCTGTCCATAAAGGAAGGCACCTGTATTCATAGCAAAACACATTGGCATGAAACTTATAGTCAGGGAATAAGAGGTAAAATACGAGAAATGAAAATCCATACAACATGAATGGTGATACCTCTGATTCTCGAATTTCAAACACGGTAACTATGAGCTCCTCACCTTCACAAGGCTCTACACTTAAACTTGATATCTCCTGATAGATACTCAACCAAGTCAAGAGTGTGTTCACCAAAAAACAAGCTTCACAAAACTCGTAGGAAATAAAATTATTGTGAGACAACTTAGATCATAAATTAAAGTAACCTCGTGAGAATTGATTGTGAGTCTTTCGATAATGTCAGAGACCCTTTGTTACATTGTTACGAGTATTTGTTAGTAATAATCTTAACATCAACTGTATCCGTTCACTAAATGACCGTCTCTTATATAATTAGCCATTACGGAGTATTTCACAACTTTTAGTCTCAGTCGTCGCATGGTCTTGTAACAAATCACTCCCTACTATACAACCGTCTCACCAGTGACCTACTGAAAAAACTTATTCGAGGGGGAAAACCAGACGAGAACTGAGTAAAATTATACTCCGTATGCAGTTAAAGCAGGAAGGAGATAACAATACCTTGGTCTCAGGCTTGGCAATGCCACGCTCAAAAAAGATAGGAGCTACATGAGCAAAAACCCTCCTAAACCCCTTTAACCGCGCCACTCTAAAGTTAACTAAATCCGGAAATGTACTCATTGCACTCCGCTCTGCTCAGAACCAACAATCACATTGCCAAAAATCAACAACTGAGGTACCAAGTATCAGCATCAATACACATGCCAATTGAAAACGGTCCCAAAAATATCGAAATTTCAACAATGTTGCATACTTGCATACAGACGATACAGTATCATACTAGTAGCAATATCATATTATCATTATGTACACTGGTTTAACACTTCAAACATacatttgcaaaaaaaaaaatgatttgatTTATTATTTGACAAAAATATTGAATTATggatcatcaattcatcatgtaaTTTCTAGTGAAAATAAATTAGAACCTTCAAGCATAAAACAGCAAACAAAACCCCTTAAAAATCTCAACTTCCTTTGAAATTTAACTAGCAAAACAATCAAAGTCCATCACTTGGTGATTGGTCAACATACACATAACATAAAAGGAGTAACTACCTATTATGTGACATGTTTCGCAATAAAATTATCATGAAACCGTCTCATACGAGAATTAGTCTAACATACCCATTTCAAGTTTTGCATCAAAAAAGATACCCAATTGAGAAAAAGTAAAAAAGATTGAATCTTTAACCTATAGAGATTGTATTAATACCAGATAAAAGAGACCCAAATCCGCAAATTGAGATAAATCCTTCAGAAGAAGCAATCTTGCGAAAATCATCAACATCATTTAGCtgaaaatgcttaaaatcatcaTTGTAAAGTTCAAATGATGAACTTTTAATGTCCATTGAATAATGTTTCAGATGATTTCTTCTTGTAATTGTGGTGATGATCTTAGTATTAGTATTAATTACAGGATTAGATATAGATAGAGAAGATGAAGATGAATTGAATTGGGATTGATGGTTTATTGAAAAGAATCGAGGAGTAGTAATACTAATGGTGAGAAAAGAGGTTGATGATGTTTGTGCGAAAATGTTGATGCTCATTGTTTTGCCACCAACATTGTGTTTTAGAAT from Silene latifolia isolate original U9 population chromosome 10, ASM4854445v1, whole genome shotgun sequence encodes:
- the LOC141606855 gene encoding uncharacterized protein LOC141606855, with translation MATAAVATAAGAAIILYIILIRRSAAENSNDVAGDSKSSRPVRRKISRRPAQAPATWFETMTTLSETLRFTYSETLGKWPIGDLAFGINYLLRRQGDLQVASVYAGSDCVQLKGPEIVAELKYYLRLLTFCILFSKKPFPVFLESAGYSEADVLLKQPKAGLLKPAFTIINDHGNKCVLLLIRGTHSIKDTLTAVTGAVVPFHHSVIHDGGISNLILGYAHCGMVAAARWIAKLSTPCLIKALSDHPHYNIKIVGHSLGGGTAALLTYILREQKEFFSSTCVTFAPAACMTWELAESGKHFITTIINGSDLVPTFSTASIDELRSEVTASSWLNDLRDQVERTRVLNVVYRSASAIGSRLPSIATSAKARVAVAGALLRPVSSGTQVVMKSAQNVAQAVVRRRPTLSSWSCMGARRRNVAQSVNLEEGMAEAPLITSSSSEALVTELSTVSTELNNDDYSGSSSDGLSHDNDSEEEEQLMAADKDITSSTLEAVTEGELWYQLEKELQKQNDSQAQEEEAAAVQEITEEVTVLVGAVERQQSMSASDIGENHHFYPPGRIMHMVFVRFTDTGSSGDDDMVEERLGIYETPRNLYSKIRLTKTMINDHYMPMYKRIIEQLISELENDELLICNTASQED
- the LOC141606857 gene encoding uncharacterized protein LOC141606857; translated protein: MSINIFAQTSSTSFLTISITTPRFFSINHQSQFNSSSSSLSISNPVINTNTKIITTITRRNHLKHYSMDIKSSSFELYNDDFKHFQLNDVDDFRKIASSEGFISICGFGSLLSERSAMSTFPDLVNFRVARLKGFRRVFAHVAPIFFERGIAKPETKEISSLSVEPCEGEELIVTVFEIRESEVPSFMDRELEFRFLAVMPEILEGKPFTNPAVLCARSSDEEFFNIRCKGSKEIYHQHYGRYNIDKIWRDDILPCRLYLRHCVLAAKNFGEVAYNNFLDHTYLGNRKTTIRQYLMTSGSGVMEEEPPESLKTRYGG